A stretch of Kyrpidia spormannii DNA encodes these proteins:
- a CDS encoding helix-turn-helix domain-containing protein yields MKILKPFYCRLEPTREQAQCLTRYRECARFVWNKALTLQKRRLKAGYPLLSYGELARLLTLWRHSEEYGFLASAPVHPLQRAGIDSPADGSGRGSWNEGA; encoded by the coding sequence CTCAAGCCCTTTTACTGTCGACTGGAACCGACAAGAGAACAGGCCCAGTGTCTCACTCGATACCGGGAATGTGCGCGGTTTGTCTGGAACAAGGCGCTCACTTTGCAGAAGAGGCGGCTGAAAGCCGGGTACCCCCTGTTGTCGTATGGAGAGTTGGCCAGACTCCTGACGCTGTGGAGGCACAGCGAGGAATACGGGTTTTTGGCCAGTGCACCCGTACATCCCTTGCAACGCGCTGGCATCGATTCACCGGCCGATGGTTCGGGACGGGGTTCCTGGAACGAAGGCGCTTGA
- the lexA gene encoding transcriptional repressor LexA: protein MFVKLSRRQQDILDFIKKEVREKGYPPSVREIGEAVNLSSSATVHRHLGRLEQMGYIRRDPTKPRAIEILEEDAQTVGPVTMAPVVGRVTAGLPITAVENIEDYFPLPASWTGGDPVFLLRVVGDSMIEAGIFDGDLVVVRQQPTAENGDIVVAMTDEGEATVKRFYQEKDRIRLQPENSTMAPLYYKNVTILGLVIGLYRSIR from the coding sequence ATGTTCGTGAAATTGTCAAGAAGGCAGCAGGATATCCTCGATTTCATCAAGAAAGAAGTGAGAGAGAAAGGCTATCCTCCTTCCGTTCGGGAGATCGGCGAGGCAGTGAACTTGTCTTCCAGTGCCACCGTCCATCGTCACTTGGGTCGGCTAGAGCAGATGGGGTACATCCGCCGGGATCCGACGAAACCCAGAGCCATTGAAATTCTGGAGGAGGATGCACAAACGGTCGGGCCGGTCACCATGGCTCCAGTGGTGGGCCGGGTTACCGCGGGGTTGCCGATCACCGCTGTCGAAAACATCGAAGATTATTTTCCCCTCCCTGCGTCTTGGACCGGGGGAGACCCCGTCTTCTTGCTCCGAGTGGTCGGCGACAGCATGATTGAGGCCGGGATTTTTGACGGGGACTTGGTGGTGGTTCGCCAGCAACCCACCGCCGAAAACGGCGATATTGTTGTGGCGATGACAGATGAAGGCGAAGCCACGGTGAAGCGATTCTACCAGGAGAAAGATCGCATTCGCCTTCAGCCGGAGAATTCCACCATGGCCCCACTCTATTACAAGAATGTGACAATTCTCGGCCTCGTGATCGGTCTCTACCGTTCGATTCGATGA
- a CDS encoding c-type cytochrome, which produces MKRWQGMTLAALPVVLGLVFIIGVFANWFPIQTGRSTEATASGSGSGGSSGPVDTSDPGAQIFSQSCASCHGANLEGQTGPKLLGIGSKMNEAQLVEYINNPKPVAGYPPIMPPKGGLQSDDQVKQVAAWLAKQK; this is translated from the coding sequence GTGAAGAGATGGCAAGGCATGACTCTGGCTGCCCTACCGGTGGTTCTCGGCCTCGTTTTTATCATCGGAGTATTTGCCAACTGGTTCCCCATTCAAACGGGACGGTCGACCGAGGCCACGGCGAGCGGTTCGGGGTCAGGGGGTAGCTCCGGACCCGTTGATACGAGCGACCCGGGCGCACAGATTTTCTCTCAATCCTGCGCGAGTTGCCACGGAGCGAATTTGGAAGGTCAGACTGGGCCCAAGCTTCTTGGCATCGGGAGCAAGATGAACGAGGCGCAACTGGTGGAGTATATCAACAATCCGAAGCCGGTAGCCGGTTATCCACCGATTATGCCTCCCAAGGGCGGACTCCAGTCCGATGACCAAGTCAAGCAAGTGGCTGCATGGTTGGCGAAGCAAAAGTAA
- the glnA gene encoding type I glutamate--ammonia ligase — MPRQYTREDIMRMVKEENVRYIRLQFTDLLGIIKNVEIPVSQLPKALDNKIMFDGSSIEGFVRIEESDMYLYPDLNTWLIFPWIGGDGGRVARLICDIYLPDGTPFPGDPRGILKRVLRQAQDMGFSTMNVGPEPEFFLFKMDESGNPTTEVNDQGGYFDLAPVDLGENCRREIVLALEQMGFEIEASHHEVAPGQHEIDFKYADAVSAADNIMTFKLVVKTIARQLGLHATFMPKPVFGINGSGMHTHQSLFQGSENAFYDERDEFGLSETAKQYLAGILAHARAFTAIANPTVNSYKRLVPGYEAPVYIAWSFQNRSPLVRVPASRGLSTRIEVRSPDPSANPYLALAAMLAAGLDGIRNRMPLPEPVNRNIYVMTESERVQAGILTLPASLKEALDELSRDEVIVNALGEHAFTHFVEAKLIEWDMFRTAVHPWERDQYLNLY; from the coding sequence ATGCCACGCCAGTACACACGTGAAGACATTATGCGAATGGTCAAAGAAGAGAACGTCCGTTATATTCGCCTCCAATTTACTGACTTGCTCGGTATTATCAAAAACGTCGAAATCCCGGTGAGTCAGTTGCCCAAAGCCCTGGACAACAAGATCATGTTCGACGGTTCTTCGATCGAAGGTTTCGTCCGCATCGAGGAATCGGACATGTATTTGTATCCGGATCTCAACACTTGGCTAATATTTCCCTGGATCGGGGGAGACGGAGGGCGAGTGGCCCGGCTGATTTGCGATATTTACCTTCCGGACGGCACTCCCTTCCCCGGAGATCCCCGGGGAATTCTCAAACGAGTCCTGCGCCAAGCCCAGGACATGGGTTTCTCCACCATGAACGTCGGGCCGGAACCGGAGTTTTTCTTATTTAAGATGGACGAGTCCGGAAATCCCACCACCGAAGTGAACGATCAAGGGGGATACTTTGATCTGGCTCCGGTAGACTTGGGGGAAAACTGCCGCCGGGAGATCGTATTGGCCTTGGAACAGATGGGCTTTGAAATCGAGGCCTCCCATCACGAGGTGGCGCCTGGCCAGCATGAAATCGATTTTAAATATGCCGATGCCGTATCGGCGGCGGACAATATCATGACCTTTAAGTTGGTGGTCAAGACGATCGCCCGGCAGCTCGGTCTGCACGCCACCTTCATGCCAAAACCGGTGTTCGGGATTAACGGATCCGGCATGCACACCCATCAATCCCTGTTCCAGGGGAGCGAGAATGCGTTCTACGATGAACGGGACGAGTTTGGCTTGAGTGAAACGGCGAAACAGTACCTGGCCGGAATCCTCGCCCATGCTCGGGCGTTCACCGCCATCGCCAACCCTACGGTGAACTCTTACAAGCGTTTGGTGCCAGGATACGAGGCGCCGGTTTACATCGCGTGGTCCTTCCAGAATCGGAGTCCCTTGGTGCGAGTGCCCGCTTCCCGGGGCTTGAGCACCCGGATCGAAGTGCGCAGCCCAGACCCGTCGGCCAATCCGTACCTCGCCTTGGCGGCCATGCTGGCTGCGGGACTGGATGGAATCCGCAACCGCATGCCCTTGCCGGAGCCGGTCAATCGCAACATTTACGTTATGACGGAAAGCGAACGCGTGCAGGCTGGGATTTTGACGCTGCCTGCCAGTTTGAAAGAAGCTCTGGATGAGCTGAGCCGGGATGAAGTCATCGTCAATGCCCTGGGGGAACACGCGTTTACACATTTTGTCGAGGCGAAATTGATTGAGTGGGATATGTTCCGCACCGCCGTCCATCCCTGGGAGCGGGACCAGTACTTGAACCTGTATTGA
- a CDS encoding MerR family transcriptional regulator — protein MSDDVRRNLALFPIGIVQKLTELSARQIRYYEQQGLIQPIRTKGNQRLFSFRDVERLLEIKKLIDQGLNIAGIKKALGPAEKPTDVEDLPKEERLAVEGNRNLTDRDLHELLKKELIAQLERPGRPASLIQGELSRFFR, from the coding sequence ATGTCAGATGATGTGCGGCGCAATTTGGCCCTCTTTCCCATCGGGATCGTACAGAAGTTGACCGAGTTGAGCGCTCGGCAGATTCGGTATTACGAACAGCAGGGATTGATTCAACCCATTCGCACCAAGGGCAATCAGCGCCTTTTTTCTTTCCGGGACGTCGAACGCCTGCTCGAGATCAAGAAACTGATCGATCAAGGTCTGAATATCGCGGGGATTAAAAAGGCCTTGGGACCGGCCGAAAAACCCACTGATGTCGAAGACCTTCCGAAGGAAGAGCGACTTGCGGTGGAAGGGAATCGCAACCTCACGGACCGGGACTTGCACGAGTTGCTGAAAAAAGAGCTCATCGCCCAATTGGAGCGACCGGGTAGGCCGGCGTCGCTGATCCAAGGCGAGCTCTCCCGGTTTTTCCGTTAA
- a CDS encoding methionine gamma-lyase family protein: protein MGPGIAEFTGRVISNEVSTIHTEGPHSDRQEDFTRIAEAIEDRIARRRRAIERTAMMNQERVLEAFRHYRVADVHLRGSTGYGYNDRGREILDGIYARVFGAEAALVRPQIVSGTHALALALYGVLRPGDRLVYATGEPYDTLRTVIGEETGQSEGTLLEWGITYTQVDLTSDNRVDLEALEKVLSAAPVRMVVLQRSGGYSGRRALSVDELEQAISLVKKIQADAVVLVDNCYGEFTETREPTEVGADLAAGSLIKNPGGGLAPTGGYVVGRKDLVHAAACRLTAPGVGEEAGPTGVEWRLFYQGFFLAPHVVSQALQSAVFGAALFETLGFPTRPRWNDPRSDLVQQFDLPSAEAVLTFCQAIQSASPVDSYVVPEPWAMPGYPDPVVMAAGTFVQGGSLELSADAPMRPPYRVFVQGGLTYEHGKLAYLHAAQALRSSGFLPKSERA, encoded by the coding sequence ATGGGGCCCGGAATTGCGGAGTTCACGGGCCGCGTTATCAGCAATGAGGTGAGCACCATTCACACAGAAGGTCCACACAGCGATCGCCAGGAGGATTTCACGCGGATCGCAGAAGCAATCGAAGACCGGATTGCCCGGCGCCGCCGCGCCATTGAACGCACGGCCATGATGAATCAAGAGCGGGTACTGGAAGCCTTTCGGCACTACCGCGTCGCCGATGTGCACCTGCGGGGATCGACGGGATATGGGTACAACGACCGGGGTCGCGAAATCCTCGATGGCATTTATGCCCGGGTCTTCGGGGCGGAGGCCGCTTTGGTGCGCCCTCAGATCGTGTCCGGGACCCATGCGCTGGCCCTGGCACTGTATGGCGTTCTTCGCCCCGGGGATCGGTTGGTCTATGCAACCGGAGAGCCGTATGACACGTTGCGCACCGTGATCGGGGAGGAAACCGGTCAAAGTGAGGGTACATTGCTGGAGTGGGGGATAACCTATACACAGGTGGATTTGACATCGGATAACCGGGTGGACCTGGAAGCGTTAGAGAAGGTACTGTCCGCGGCCCCCGTTCGTATGGTGGTGTTGCAGCGCTCCGGGGGTTATTCGGGTCGCCGGGCGCTTTCGGTGGACGAGCTCGAACAGGCCATCTCCTTGGTCAAGAAAATCCAAGCGGATGCGGTGGTTCTCGTGGACAACTGCTACGGAGAGTTCACCGAAACCCGGGAACCCACTGAAGTTGGGGCAGACTTGGCCGCGGGCTCGTTGATCAAAAATCCTGGAGGGGGATTGGCGCCCACCGGCGGGTACGTGGTCGGGCGAAAAGATCTCGTCCATGCGGCCGCTTGCCGCTTGACAGCCCCGGGAGTGGGGGAAGAGGCCGGGCCGACGGGCGTGGAATGGCGCCTGTTTTACCAGGGATTTTTCCTCGCCCCTCACGTGGTTTCCCAGGCGCTGCAATCCGCGGTGTTCGGTGCCGCCCTTTTTGAAACTTTGGGCTTTCCAACCCGGCCCCGGTGGAATGATCCCCGAAGCGATCTGGTCCAGCAGTTCGATCTGCCCTCGGCGGAGGCCGTGCTGACGTTCTGCCAGGCCATCCAGTCCGCATCTCCGGTGGATTCCTACGTCGTCCCCGAGCCCTGGGCCATGCCCGGGTATCCCGACCCAGTGGTCATGGCCGCGGGGACCTTCGTCCAAGGCGGATCCCTGGAACTGTCTGCGGATGCCCCGATGCGCCCCCCGTACCGGGTTTTTGTCCAGGGTGGTTTAACCTACGAACACGGTAAACTTGCTTATCTGCATGCGGCTCAGGCCTTGCGTTCCTCCGGCTTTCTCCCTAAAAGTGAGCGGGCCTAA
- a CDS encoding GTPase domain-containing protein, producing the protein MRIQGTVVGITAAGKTMFWLQLGALLAGRKLPIRRMDQQGRTVKERLAAEEARRRLCAFGRHKTQEPQWVDAAVRRWHPWIKLRLVDTAGLVADIHPDTQLRQHMGESLRCLSESRIWFHVVDLGRTAAQGFQLSDVDRTLMEVGRQTSHYVVIGNKIDLPGAARAAEMLLKHGEDIPIFVVSSLYRTGFTPVVQWLREVCKHSA; encoded by the coding sequence GTGAGGATACAGGGGACGGTGGTCGGCATCACTGCCGCTGGAAAAACCATGTTCTGGCTACAACTGGGGGCTCTGCTCGCCGGCCGCAAGCTGCCCATTCGCCGGATGGATCAGCAGGGACGCACCGTCAAGGAGCGGTTAGCCGCGGAAGAAGCCCGCCGGCGGCTGTGCGCCTTCGGGCGGCACAAGACCCAAGAACCGCAATGGGTGGACGCCGCGGTACGGCGCTGGCACCCTTGGATCAAATTGCGGCTTGTCGATACGGCGGGTTTGGTGGCGGATATCCATCCCGACACACAACTTCGACAACATATGGGAGAGTCTCTTCGGTGTCTGTCGGAGAGCAGGATCTGGTTTCACGTCGTCGACCTCGGGCGCACCGCGGCCCAGGGCTTTCAACTGAGTGATGTCGATCGTACGCTGATGGAAGTGGGCAGGCAAACGTCCCATTACGTCGTCATCGGGAACAAAATCGACTTGCCTGGCGCGGCCCGGGCGGCGGAGATGCTTCTGAAACACGGGGAAGATATTCCGATCTTCGTGGTGTCGTCTCTTTATCGCACGGGCTTTACACCGGTGGTACAATGGCTGCGAGAGGTCTGTAAACATTCCGCTTGA
- a CDS encoding AAA family ATPase, whose product MNKTGKRPSPAAERILHRYVQGELALAEALRQLYAFPSRTPEHFRPAKSTTQVVDLGHSRLQTVKTAEDGAKRTSADSYEDLFREMLDELNRFIGLHRLKNVLHEAFAFAEIQRRREELNLKAEPVVWHMIFQGNPGTGKTTMARFMAKWLHRFGILSKGQLVEVERADLVGEYIGHTAQKTREQIQRALGGVLFVDEAYSLGRGGSKDFGREAVDTLVKAAEDNRTDLVVVLAGYPREMEAFLRLNPGLPSRFPIQLHFDDYSADELLAIADRMLAEREYRLSPDARRRLSAWLSEQTAVGTCFGNARFGNARLVRNVLERAQRRQARRLLREGIPDREALMTLQAEDFTWEVGER is encoded by the coding sequence GTGAACAAGACGGGAAAACGACCGAGTCCTGCCGCGGAACGAATCCTTCATCGGTATGTCCAGGGGGAGTTGGCGCTTGCCGAAGCCCTGCGACAGCTCTATGCGTTCCCGTCCCGTACCCCTGAGCACTTTCGGCCGGCCAAATCGACGACACAGGTCGTCGACCTGGGGCATTCCCGGCTTCAAACGGTGAAAACTGCGGAAGACGGGGCCAAGAGGACATCAGCGGATTCCTACGAAGATCTTTTCCGCGAGATGCTCGACGAGTTAAACCGGTTTATCGGCCTTCACCGCCTCAAAAATGTCCTTCACGAGGCCTTTGCTTTCGCCGAAATTCAAAGGCGCCGGGAGGAGCTGAACCTCAAGGCGGAACCCGTGGTCTGGCACATGATTTTCCAGGGCAATCCCGGGACGGGAAAAACGACCATGGCCAGGTTTATGGCCAAATGGCTGCATCGTTTCGGAATCCTCAGCAAGGGACAACTGGTCGAGGTAGAGCGCGCCGACTTAGTGGGTGAGTATATCGGCCACACGGCCCAAAAGACCCGGGAACAAATCCAGCGCGCCCTGGGAGGGGTACTGTTCGTGGATGAAGCCTATTCCCTGGGCCGGGGAGGCTCTAAAGATTTTGGCCGAGAGGCGGTCGACACGCTGGTGAAGGCCGCGGAGGACAACCGGACTGACCTGGTCGTGGTGCTCGCCGGATACCCTCGGGAAATGGAGGCATTCTTACGCCTGAATCCTGGGCTCCCTTCCAGGTTTCCGATCCAATTGCATTTCGACGATTACTCGGCCGACGAACTTCTCGCCATCGCCGACCGCATGTTGGCCGAACGGGAGTATCGGCTCTCTCCTGACGCCCGGCGCCGGCTCAGCGCCTGGTTGAGCGAACAAACCGCCGTCGGAACGTGTTTTGGCAACGCCCGCTTTGGCAACGCCCGCCTGGTCCGCAACGTGTTAGAACGCGCCCAGCGCCGCCAGGCCCGCCGCCTCCTCCGAGAAGGAATCCCGGACCGGGAGGCGTTGATGACTCTTCAGGCCGAGGATTTCACCTGGGAGGTGGGGGAGAGGTGA
- a CDS encoding metal-dependent hydrolase, producing MKILRLGHAMYAFATRGGKRYLIDPFFDLNPGCPEKYTQTEFLQSVDGVLLTHGHFDHVSGLSLLKQANPEVLVVCQYELGMILIREGFQNVYPINLGGSVALEGVTATMVPARHTSSYRETEGNPIYAGESAGYVLEFTGDHTVYHSGDTAITMDMKLIQDLYEPKIAILSASGHFTMGPREAAYAVRNLLRVRYVIPSHTFPTEATAARKDVWQNLVQNVPAVNAMMGRDEELAELLQDDPHTRVVILGYGEERDFDMSD from the coding sequence ATGAAAATCTTGCGTCTTGGCCACGCGATGTATGCCTTCGCTACACGAGGCGGAAAGCGGTATCTCATTGATCCGTTCTTCGATTTGAATCCGGGTTGCCCGGAGAAGTACACACAAACGGAATTCTTGCAAAGTGTCGATGGCGTCTTACTCACGCATGGTCACTTCGACCACGTGAGCGGATTGTCGTTACTAAAGCAGGCAAACCCCGAAGTACTTGTGGTGTGCCAATATGAACTCGGGATGATTTTGATACGGGAAGGATTTCAGAACGTTTACCCGATTAATCTTGGAGGCAGTGTGGCGTTGGAGGGTGTAACGGCAACAATGGTTCCGGCTCGCCATACCTCGTCTTACCGAGAAACGGAAGGGAACCCAATTTACGCTGGAGAGTCAGCCGGCTACGTGTTGGAATTCACCGGTGATCATACAGTCTATCATTCCGGTGACACCGCGATTACAATGGACATGAAGCTCATCCAGGATTTATACGAACCGAAAATCGCCATTCTTTCTGCATCCGGGCATTTTACGATGGGACCGAGAGAGGCCGCCTATGCGGTGCGAAACCTTTTGCGGGTCCGATACGTCATACCGAGCCACACGTTTCCGACGGAAGCAACTGCCGCCCGGAAGGACGTGTGGCAGAACCTGGTGCAAAATGTGCCGGCGGTTAACGCGATGATGGGCCGGGACGAGGAGCTCGCCGAACTCCTGCAGGATGACCCCCATACCCGGGTAGTGATTCTGGGCTACGGGGAAGAACGAGATTTCGACATGTCAGACTGA
- a CDS encoding homogentisate 1,2-dioxygenase, with translation MPFYHKLGIVPKKRHIQFRNPKGGLYLEEVFGTQGFSGIQSILYHLHTPSAARDYEMIGQVPMDEEGSDQPGHHRHFRTSALKPSGDPVASRLPLLFNDDVRICLAKPTEPMNYFYRNAEGDELIFVHQGTGVLESVFGELRFGPGDYLVIPVGTTYRLNLGEGDNVHYVIEAKGPIAPPSRYLNQYGQFMEDAPFCERDIRVPDRLVTHDEQRDHEIRIRQKGKIFRAVVPHHPLDVVGWDGYVYPWAFHIEDFEPRVGKIHLPPPVHQTFQGPGFVVCSFVPRLYDFHPEAIPAPYYHSNIDSDEVLYYVHGEFMSRKGIEPGSLTLHPRGVVHGPQPGKIEASIGQRETNELAVMVDTFRPLTVSTHARECEDSGYPFSWLA, from the coding sequence ATGCCCTTTTATCACAAACTCGGTATTGTGCCGAAGAAACGCCACATCCAGTTTCGCAATCCCAAAGGAGGTCTGTACCTCGAAGAGGTGTTTGGCACCCAGGGATTTTCGGGGATTCAATCGATTCTCTATCATCTGCACACACCATCGGCAGCGAGAGATTATGAGATGATTGGCCAAGTCCCGATGGATGAAGAGGGCAGCGATCAGCCCGGACACCACCGCCATTTTCGAACGTCGGCGCTGAAACCATCGGGGGATCCGGTTGCAAGCAGGCTACCTCTGTTGTTCAACGATGATGTACGAATTTGCCTGGCGAAGCCCACCGAGCCGATGAACTATTTCTACCGGAATGCCGAAGGCGATGAACTGATCTTTGTTCACCAGGGCACCGGGGTGCTGGAATCCGTATTCGGGGAGTTGCGATTCGGCCCCGGAGACTATCTGGTCATTCCTGTCGGCACCACGTATCGGCTCAACTTGGGCGAGGGCGATAACGTACATTATGTGATCGAGGCCAAGGGTCCCATCGCACCTCCGTCGAGGTACTTGAATCAATACGGGCAGTTTATGGAAGACGCACCCTTCTGCGAAAGGGATATCCGGGTGCCGGATCGGTTGGTGACCCATGATGAGCAGAGGGATCACGAGATCCGCATTCGGCAGAAAGGGAAGATTTTCCGCGCTGTGGTACCCCATCATCCTTTGGACGTTGTCGGCTGGGACGGCTATGTGTACCCTTGGGCATTCCACATTGAAGACTTCGAACCACGAGTAGGGAAAATCCATCTTCCGCCACCGGTTCATCAGACATTTCAAGGGCCGGGCTTTGTGGTCTGTTCATTTGTCCCTCGACTGTACGACTTTCACCCCGAGGCCATTCCGGCGCCGTATTATCACAGCAACATCGACTCGGACGAGGTGTTGTATTATGTGCACGGCGAATTCATGAGCCGTAAAGGCATTGAACCCGGATCCCTAACACTCCATCCCCGGGGGGTGGTTCACGGACCCCAACCCGGAAAAATCGAGGCGAGTATTGGTCAGCGGGAAACGAACGAGCTGGCAGTCATGGTCGACACCTTCCGGCCATTGACCGTCTCTACGCATGCCCGGGAATGCGAAGATTCAGGCTATCCCTTCAGCTGGTTGGCCTGA
- a CDS encoding fumarylacetoacetate hydrolase family protein: MKFVSYQTAHFAPLRPGWILSDRWVVDMELSLYWGREEGIVDISPTIFPKTMYQVLQRWDLWLPMIRTIDTLMRERMANWGAQAEPGEQAHQFLGPLLHSADTVHLGPPVQPSTFRDFYAFEEHVRNARARRGLDVVPEWYEFPVFYFSNPNTLLGPGEPVRRPPYTTMLDYELETACVLGKGGIDVSPEEAESMIAGYMILNDWSARDVQRAEMKVGLGPAKGKDFATSLGPWLVTPDELEPYRIGDRYDLEMTATVNGEVYSKGNLKDIYFTFPQMISRASQGVRLEPGELIGSGTVGSGCILELGPETHPWLQVGDTVMLTITGLGSLSNTVVE; encoded by the coding sequence GTGAAGTTTGTCTCCTATCAAACGGCTCATTTTGCCCCCCTCCGGCCCGGGTGGATACTATCAGACCGGTGGGTGGTGGACATGGAGTTGTCCCTTTACTGGGGCAGGGAGGAAGGTATTGTGGATATTTCCCCGACCATCTTTCCGAAAACCATGTATCAGGTGCTCCAACGTTGGGACCTGTGGCTGCCGATGATCCGGACGATCGACACCCTCATGCGGGAACGCATGGCAAACTGGGGGGCGCAAGCGGAACCGGGAGAGCAGGCGCATCAGTTCCTTGGACCGCTTTTGCATTCTGCGGACACCGTCCACCTCGGCCCTCCGGTGCAACCTTCGACATTTCGCGATTTTTACGCGTTTGAAGAGCACGTGCGAAACGCCCGGGCTCGTCGGGGTCTGGACGTCGTTCCGGAGTGGTACGAATTCCCTGTCTTTTACTTCTCCAATCCGAATACCTTACTCGGGCCGGGAGAACCCGTTCGGCGTCCGCCTTATACAACCATGCTGGACTATGAACTGGAGACGGCCTGCGTCCTGGGGAAAGGGGGGATCGACGTATCTCCGGAAGAAGCCGAATCCATGATCGCGGGCTACATGATTCTCAACGATTGGAGCGCCAGAGACGTCCAGCGGGCGGAGATGAAGGTGGGGCTGGGTCCGGCCAAAGGGAAAGATTTTGCTACGTCTCTAGGCCCGTGGTTAGTCACCCCCGATGAGCTCGAACCATACCGAATCGGCGATCGCTATGATTTGGAAATGACAGCCACGGTCAACGGGGAAGTCTACTCAAAAGGGAATTTGAAAGATATTTACTTCACGTTTCCGCAAATGATTTCTCGGGCCTCGCAGGGCGTGCGCCTGGAGCCCGGAGAACTGATCGGATCGGGCACTGTAGGCTCTGGATGCATCCTGGAACTGGGTCCAGAAACGCATCCGTGGCTGCAAGTGGGGGACACCGTAATGTTGACAATTACCGGACTGGGGTCGCTGAGTAACACCGTTGTTGAATGA
- a CDS encoding flavin reductase family protein has protein sequence MELDPARFDRQHNYKLLIGAVLPRPIAFVTTRGRDGLVNAAPFSFFNVAASDPPMITLSIMRRGGVMKDSARNISETGEFVVNAVHRDLVAVANACSADYPPNVSEVEVVGIDLVPSRKINVPGIAKARIRMECRLETMIPLGRGPNADLIVGEVIHLFVDDALYRDGKIDLHRFDPVGRLAGADYCRVESIFSLVRPTPPQAGEGGKAR, from the coding sequence ATGGAACTGGATCCCGCGAGGTTCGATCGCCAACACAATTACAAGCTCCTGATCGGAGCGGTGCTGCCCCGCCCGATCGCATTCGTGACCACCAGGGGAAGAGACGGCTTGGTCAACGCGGCACCGTTCAGCTTTTTCAACGTGGCAGCCTCGGATCCGCCCATGATCACCCTTTCGATCATGCGGCGGGGCGGGGTCATGAAAGATAGCGCGCGCAACATTTCAGAGACCGGAGAGTTCGTGGTCAATGCCGTACACCGGGATCTCGTCGCCGTGGCCAACGCCTGCTCCGCGGACTACCCGCCGAACGTCAGCGAGGTGGAGGTGGTGGGAATCGATCTCGTCCCGAGCCGAAAAATCAACGTGCCGGGGATTGCAAAGGCCCGAATCCGCATGGAGTGTCGATTGGAAACCATGATTCCCTTGGGGCGCGGTCCGAATGCCGATTTGATCGTGGGGGAAGTGATCCACCTCTTTGTCGACGATGCGCTGTATCGGGACGGAAAAATCGACCTGCACCGATTTGATCCCGTGGGACGCCTTGCTGGCGCTGACTATTGCCGGGTGGAATCGATTTTCTCGCTGGTGCGGCCGACTCCCCCGCAGGCTGGTGAAGGAGGTAAAGCCCGGTGA